The following are encoded together in the Pedobacter steynii genome:
- the lpdA gene encoding dihydrolipoyl dehydrogenase, which yields MQYDVVVIGSGPGGYVGAIRCAQLGLKTAVIEKYKTFGGTCLNVGCIPSKALLDSSEHFHNAAHTFQTHGINLKDLKVDMPQMIARKDDVVAQNTAGIQYLFKKNKIDSFQGLGSFVDKNTIKITKEDGTTETITAKNVIIASGSKPTALPFLPIDKKRIITSTEALNIKEVPKEMVVIGGGVIGLELGSVYARLGTKVSVVEFMPAIIGTMDAGLGKELQRVLKKSLGMEFYMGHKVTGATAKGKRVTVTADNAKGEQVKLEADYCIVAVGRTAYTEGLGLENIGIKTEERGNKIPVNAHLETAVPGVYAIGDVIKGAMLAHKAEDEGVYVAETLAGQKPHINYNLIPGVVYTWPEVASVGFTEEQLKEQGTAYKAGSFPFKASGRAKASMDTDGFVKVLADAKTDEILGVHMIGPRAADMIAEAVVAMEFRASAEDIARICHAHPTYTEAIKEAAMAATDNRAIHM from the coding sequence ATGCAATACGATGTAGTTGTTATTGGCTCGGGCCCGGGCGGTTATGTTGGAGCAATCAGATGTGCCCAACTAGGCTTAAAAACGGCAGTGATAGAAAAATATAAAACTTTCGGCGGTACCTGCTTAAATGTAGGTTGTATCCCGTCAAAAGCATTGTTAGACTCTTCAGAGCATTTTCACAATGCGGCACATACTTTCCAGACCCACGGTATTAACCTTAAAGATCTGAAAGTAGATATGCCACAGATGATTGCACGTAAGGATGATGTGGTAGCACAGAATACTGCCGGAATTCAGTATCTCTTCAAAAAGAATAAAATTGATTCTTTTCAGGGTTTGGGCTCTTTTGTCGATAAAAACACAATTAAAATCACAAAAGAAGATGGTACTACCGAAACGATAACCGCAAAGAATGTGATCATTGCATCGGGTTCTAAGCCTACTGCTTTACCTTTTTTACCAATTGATAAAAAAAGAATCATTACTTCAACTGAAGCATTGAACATTAAAGAGGTTCCTAAAGAAATGGTAGTGATCGGTGGCGGTGTAATCGGTTTAGAACTGGGATCAGTTTATGCACGCTTAGGCACTAAAGTGTCTGTAGTTGAATTTATGCCGGCTATTATTGGAACAATGGATGCTGGTTTAGGTAAAGAGCTTCAGCGCGTATTGAAGAAATCTTTGGGCATGGAATTCTACATGGGTCATAAAGTAACCGGTGCAACTGCTAAAGGCAAAAGAGTAACTGTGACTGCGGATAATGCAAAAGGAGAGCAGGTAAAACTGGAAGCTGATTATTGCATCGTAGCAGTAGGTCGTACCGCTTATACTGAAGGATTAGGATTAGAAAATATCGGCATCAAAACGGAAGAGCGTGGTAACAAGATCCCGGTAAATGCGCATCTTGAGACTGCTGTTCCCGGAGTATATGCAATTGGTGATGTGATTAAAGGGGCAATGCTTGCTCATAAAGCCGAAGATGAAGGAGTTTATGTTGCGGAGACTTTAGCCGGACAAAAACCACATATCAATTACAATCTGATTCCCGGTGTGGTTTATACCTGGCCGGAAGTTGCTTCAGTAGGATTTACAGAAGAACAACTGAAAGAACAAGGTACTGCCTATAAAGCAGGCTCGTTTCCTTTCAAAGCAAGTGGACGTGCAAAAGCAAGTATGGATACAGATGGTTTTGTAAAGGTTCTGGCTGATGCCAAAACTGATGAGATTCTAGGTGTGCATATGATTGGTCCACGTGCAGCTGATATGATTGCTGAGGCTGTTGTAGCGATGGAATTCCGTGCTTCAGCGGAGGATATTGCAAGAATTTGCCACGCACATCCAACATATACAGAAGCAATTAAAGAAGCGGCCATGGCTGCAACTGATAATAGAGCAATACACATGTAA
- a CDS encoding efflux RND transporter permease subunit encodes MKITEISIKRPTLVIVVFTVLTLMGLLSYFGLSYELLPKFSNNVVSISTIYPGASPNEVENTVTKKIEDAVSSMENIKKLNAVSYESLSVVTITLNDKANVDLSLNEAQRKVNAILADLPTDVKPPSLNKFSLDDLPVITMSASAKMDDAAFYDLIDKRIAPILSRVTGVAQVNLVGGQEREIVVGLDADKIQGYGLSVPQIQQSILTSNLDFPTGSVKTENQDVLIRLSGKYKSIDELRNLVVATSKAGAQIRLSDVADVQDAQKEVEKIARIDRKGAIAIQIIKQSDANAVEVSKGMHKIVETLQNDYKANDLKMLIVNDSSIFTLESADAVIHDLILAIILVAFVMLFFLHSLRNAAIVMVSIPASLIATFIGIGLFGYTLNLMSLLGLSLVVGILVDDAIVVLENIYRHMEMGKNRVRAAYDATSEIGFTVVSITLVIVVVFFPIAVSSGLVSNILRQFCVVVIIATLLSLVTSFTIVPLLSSRFGKLEKIEGKNVFGRFILWFESQLHKFTVWVTGILEWTLRHKAITLIGVFLLLLSSCGLTIGGFIGTEFFPKSDKGEFLVQIELPKDASIEKTNQVTQQAEAFLSKKPEIIQLITTVGQSSGDFGGTQATAYKSEINVKLVERKEREDESSIYATKVSRELAKFLVGAKVKTVPISILGIAENAPIDMVVMGSDLDSAMKYAEGAMKVLSKIQGSAEIKLSVEKGSPEINVQVDRDKMAALGLTLQTVGTTMQTAFSGNTDGKYRKGEYEYDINIRYQTFNRKDIDDVRNLVFINSTGQQVKLSQFADIKEGAGPSQLERRDKSTSVSVKAQSIGRPTGTIVAELQDKLDQMEKSGELKKPVGVSYVWAGDQENQSEGFGTLGIALMASIILVYLIMVALYDSFVYPFVVMFSIPLSVIGALLALALTNNSLGIFTILGLIMLIGLVAKNAIILVDFTNQMKAEGKTTHEALVLANHARLRPILMTTIAMVIGMLPIALASGAGAEWKNGLAWVIVGGLTSSLFLTLIVVPVMYQVFDSILDRFGFNKKGKSMEELIAEPYDHKEVKEYDLEGGHH; translated from the coding sequence ATGAAAATAACAGAAATTTCAATAAAGCGCCCAACCCTCGTTATTGTGGTTTTTACCGTACTAACGCTAATGGGATTATTGAGCTACTTTGGGCTTAGTTACGAGTTGTTACCAAAGTTCTCGAACAACGTAGTATCCATTTCCACAATATATCCGGGAGCTTCACCAAATGAGGTGGAAAATACCGTGACCAAGAAGATTGAGGATGCGGTCTCCTCTATGGAAAACATTAAGAAGCTGAATGCAGTATCTTATGAGAGTTTATCCGTAGTGACGATTACCCTAAATGATAAAGCCAATGTAGATTTATCATTAAATGAGGCTCAACGTAAAGTAAATGCGATCCTTGCAGATTTACCTACGGACGTAAAACCACCATCCCTGAATAAGTTCTCATTGGATGATTTACCGGTAATCACCATGTCAGCATCCGCAAAAATGGACGATGCTGCTTTTTACGACTTAATTGATAAACGTATTGCTCCAATCCTTTCCAGGGTTACAGGGGTAGCACAGGTCAACCTGGTAGGTGGGCAGGAACGTGAGATCGTAGTCGGACTGGATGCAGACAAAATACAAGGTTACGGCCTATCTGTACCACAGATTCAACAATCCATTTTAACTTCCAATCTCGATTTCCCTACAGGAAGTGTGAAGACTGAAAATCAGGACGTACTCATCCGTTTATCTGGTAAATATAAATCGATAGATGAGTTGAGAAATTTGGTTGTCGCAACCAGTAAAGCAGGAGCACAAATCAGACTAAGTGATGTTGCCGATGTTCAGGATGCACAAAAGGAAGTAGAAAAAATTGCGCGTATCGATAGAAAAGGTGCAATTGCCATTCAGATTATCAAGCAGTCTGATGCGAATGCGGTAGAAGTAAGTAAGGGAATGCATAAGATTGTAGAGACCCTTCAAAATGACTACAAGGCAAATGATCTAAAGATGTTGATCGTAAACGACAGTTCCATCTTTACATTGGAGTCTGCCGATGCGGTAATCCACGATTTAATCCTTGCGATTATTCTCGTAGCTTTTGTGATGTTGTTCTTTCTGCACAGTTTACGTAACGCGGCCATTGTAATGGTTTCCATTCCTGCATCCCTGATTGCTACATTCATTGGAATCGGATTGTTTGGCTATACCTTGAACCTGATGTCATTACTTGGACTTTCCCTTGTGGTAGGTATCCTTGTGGATGATGCGATCGTGGTATTGGAAAATATATACAGGCACATGGAAATGGGTAAAAACAGAGTTCGTGCGGCATACGATGCCACCAGCGAAATCGGATTTACTGTTGTTTCCATTACCCTGGTAATTGTGGTGGTATTCTTCCCGATTGCGGTAAGTTCAGGACTGGTATCCAACATTTTACGCCAGTTCTGTGTGGTGGTAATTATTGCTACCCTCCTATCATTGGTTACCTCATTTACCATCGTTCCGCTATTGTCTTCACGTTTTGGTAAACTGGAAAAGATTGAAGGTAAAAATGTGTTCGGACGTTTTATCCTATGGTTCGAAAGTCAGCTACACAAATTCACGGTTTGGGTAACTGGTATCTTAGAATGGACTTTACGCCATAAAGCGATTACCTTAATTGGCGTATTCCTTTTATTACTTAGTTCATGTGGGCTAACCATTGGTGGTTTCATCGGAACAGAGTTCTTCCCTAAGAGTGATAAAGGGGAGTTCCTGGTACAGATAGAATTGCCTAAAGATGCTTCTATTGAGAAAACAAACCAGGTTACTCAGCAGGCAGAGGCCTTCCTATCTAAAAAACCAGAGATTATACAATTGATCACCACAGTAGGACAATCCAGTGGAGACTTTGGAGGAACTCAGGCAACTGCCTATAAGTCTGAGATCAATGTTAAATTGGTAGAGCGTAAAGAACGTGAAGACGAATCCAGTATCTATGCGACTAAAGTAAGTCGTGAGCTGGCAAAATTCCTTGTTGGAGCAAAAGTAAAAACAGTGCCAATCAGTATTTTAGGTATTGCTGAAAATGCCCCTATTGACATGGTAGTTATGGGTTCAGACCTGGATAGCGCCATGAAATATGCAGAAGGTGCAATGAAGGTACTAAGCAAGATCCAGGGTTCTGCAGAGATCAAACTTTCGGTAGAGAAAGGTAGTCCGGAGATTAATGTTCAGGTAGATCGTGATAAAATGGCTGCTTTAGGATTAACCTTACAAACTGTTGGTACCACGATGCAAACTGCATTTAGTGGAAACACAGATGGTAAATACCGTAAAGGAGAATATGAATACGACATTAATATTCGTTACCAGACTTTCAACCGTAAAGATATTGATGATGTAAGAAACCTTGTTTTCATCAATTCGACCGGGCAACAGGTAAAACTATCGCAATTCGCAGATATTAAAGAAGGCGCCGGACCAAGTCAGCTGGAACGTCGAGATAAGAGTACTTCAGTTTCCGTAAAAGCACAGTCTATTGGTAGGCCAACAGGAACAATCGTAGCCGAACTACAGGACAAGTTAGATCAAATGGAGAAAAGTGGCGAACTGAAAAAACCCGTAGGTGTAAGTTATGTATGGGCTGGTGACCAGGAGAACCAAAGTGAAGGATTTGGTACCTTAGGAATCGCCTTAATGGCTTCCATTATCCTCGTATACCTGATCATGGTAGCTCTTTACGACAGTTTTGTTTATCCGTTCGTGGTGATGTTCTCGATTCCTTTATCGGTAATCGGAGCACTACTTGCCCTGGCACTGACCAATAACTCATTGGGTATCTTTACCATTTTAGGTTTAATTATGCTAATTGGTTTGGTAGCAAAGAATGCGATTATCCTGGTCGATTTTACGAACCAGATGAAAGCAGAAGGAAAAACAACCCATGAGGCACTTGTTCTGGCCAATCATGCCCGTTTGCGCCCGATCCTGATGACAACTATTGCCATGGTAATCGGTATGCTTCCTATCGCATTGGCAAGTGGTGCTGGTGCGGAATGGAAAAATGGTCTGGCATGGGTAATCGTAGGTGGACTAACGAGTTCATTATTCCTTACGCTGATTGTAGTACCGGTGATGTACCAGGTATTCGACAGCATCCTGGACCGCTTTGGCTTTAATAAAAAGGGCAAAAGTATGGAAGAGCTGATTGCTGAGCCTTACGACCATAAAGAAGTAAAAGAATACGATCTGGAAGGCGGACATCATTAA
- a CDS encoding efflux RND transporter periplasmic adaptor subunit has product MKRGIITALVIILAIAGIFLVLSNNKKKNAAKTAIVAQGSGAISVRTAVIARQAINLDFSANGTFAPNQELNFLSENAGRVTKIYVEEGDRVTKGQPLARIDAEILNTDKETAEANLQNAIRDEARYSSSFKTGGVTQQQLDQAKLAVQNAKLRLQSSQRRVSDANIKSPINGIVNKKYIEVGAFVNSQGTQMFELVDVSRLKLKVSVNESQVANLKVGDQVQIKSNVFPADDYLGKITFIAAKADASLNFPIEIMVENNKKNTIKAGMYGTAIFKFPSQAPSLTIPRGSFVGSVSSNQIFVLGEGNKAVLRKVVAGRILGENVEILDGLKEGETVITSGQINLIDGTPVAPVK; this is encoded by the coding sequence ATGAAAAGAGGAATTATTACAGCCTTAGTAATCATACTTGCCATAGCAGGAATCTTCCTGGTATTAAGCAACAATAAAAAGAAAAATGCGGCAAAAACGGCAATAGTAGCTCAAGGTAGCGGTGCAATCAGCGTTCGTACTGCAGTGATTGCACGACAAGCAATTAACCTTGATTTTAGTGCAAACGGAACATTTGCGCCTAATCAGGAGCTGAATTTCTTATCAGAAAATGCTGGACGTGTAACCAAAATCTATGTAGAAGAAGGTGATAGAGTAACTAAAGGTCAACCTTTAGCCCGTATTGATGCAGAGATTTTAAACACAGACAAAGAAACTGCAGAAGCAAACCTTCAGAATGCCATCAGAGACGAAGCCAGATATAGCAGCTCATTCAAAACAGGTGGAGTAACCCAACAACAATTAGATCAGGCAAAATTGGCTGTTCAAAATGCAAAACTAAGGTTGCAAAGCAGTCAGAGAAGAGTAAGCGACGCCAACATCAAATCTCCGATCAATGGTATTGTGAACAAAAAATATATTGAGGTAGGTGCTTTTGTAAATTCACAGGGTACACAAATGTTTGAATTGGTAGATGTTTCGAGATTGAAACTAAAAGTAAGTGTAAATGAATCTCAGGTAGCGAATCTTAAAGTTGGCGATCAGGTACAAATTAAATCAAATGTATTTCCTGCTGACGATTACCTTGGCAAAATTACTTTCATTGCAGCCAAAGCAGATGCTTCTTTAAATTTCCCTATTGAGATCATGGTGGAAAATAATAAGAAAAATACGATTAAAGCAGGAATGTATGGTACTGCCATCTTCAAGTTCCCTAGTCAGGCGCCTTCATTAACCATTCCACGTGGTTCATTTGTAGGTAGCGTAAGCAGCAACCAGATCTTCGTTTTAGGAGAGGGAAATAAAGCAGTATTACGTAAAGTAGTTGCTGGAAGAATTCTGGGAGAGAATGTGGAAATCCTTGACGGCCTGAAAGAAGGTGAAACAGTAATTACCAGCGGTCAGATCAATCTTATTGACGGTACCCCGGTTGCTCCTGTGAAATAG
- a CDS encoding TolC family protein, translating to MNTIIKQVRLIPLLLLGLLLSNAARAQQTLSLKDALNYAVQNAVSVRKANLDVDGGKYKTQEIRAQALPQLTGSASLTDNVIVQSIVLPGEFLNRPGEVILAKAGTKYNAGAGLQLNQQLFNQTVFTGLKAAKTSESYYKLNAQLSEEQIIEQVANNYYSVLVNRQQLNVIDTNIKNVKVVEKIISNQYKNGLAKKIDVDRIKVNLTNLQTQREQTLNGITQLENQLKFSMGMPVETVIILPQTELSEIKSLPEIAESVDMSNRTELKIANVQKELYTLDRKAKVSEYYPTLALNSNYNYNGVSNKFDLFKGKSTANWYDMAAIGITLKVPIFDGFATRSRVRQADVNLKKADEDIRQMKNSLNVEYENAKIKLRDNLSTINAQRQNVILAQEIYQSTQNNYNNGLAALTDLLDTENALTQAQNSYNQALLNYKIAEIQLIKSNGNIKSLLQ from the coding sequence ATGAATACTATAATTAAACAGGTAAGATTGATTCCGCTACTGCTGTTGGGATTGTTATTATCGAATGCAGCAAGGGCGCAACAAACGCTGAGTCTTAAGGATGCATTAAATTACGCCGTTCAGAACGCAGTTTCGGTACGAAAAGCAAACCTTGATGTAGATGGAGGAAAATATAAAACTCAGGAGATCAGAGCTCAGGCCCTACCACAGCTTACCGGAAGTGCAAGTCTGACAGACAACGTGATTGTTCAAAGTATTGTATTGCCTGGAGAATTTCTGAACAGACCAGGAGAGGTAATTCTGGCTAAAGCCGGAACAAAGTACAACGCAGGAGCAGGTTTGCAACTTAACCAACAACTATTTAATCAAACTGTTTTTACCGGCCTGAAAGCTGCAAAAACCAGTGAAAGCTATTATAAGTTAAATGCGCAGCTCAGTGAAGAGCAAATCATTGAACAGGTGGCCAACAATTATTATTCAGTATTGGTAAACAGACAACAATTGAATGTAATCGATACCAACATTAAAAATGTTAAAGTAGTTGAAAAAATCATTTCAAATCAATACAAAAATGGGTTAGCTAAAAAGATTGATGTCGACCGTATTAAGGTAAATCTAACCAATCTGCAAACCCAGCGCGAACAAACGTTAAATGGAATTACTCAATTAGAAAATCAATTAAAATTCTCTATGGGTATGCCAGTAGAAACAGTGATCATTTTGCCTCAAACAGAATTATCGGAGATAAAGTCTTTGCCTGAAATTGCTGAATCTGTGGACATGAGTAATAGAACGGAACTGAAAATTGCAAATGTTCAAAAGGAGCTATACACACTGGACAGAAAAGCTAAAGTATCCGAATACTATCCTACACTTGCCTTGAACAGCAATTACAACTATAATGGAGTGAGCAATAAATTTGATTTATTCAAAGGTAAAAGTACAGCAAACTGGTATGATATGGCTGCAATAGGCATTACTTTAAAGGTACCTATATTTGATGGTTTCGCCACACGCTCAAGAGTACGTCAGGCTGATGTAAATCTAAAAAAGGCCGACGAAGATATCAGACAGATGAAAAACTCATTAAATGTGGAGTATGAAAACGCAAAAATCAAATTAAGGGACAACCTGAGCACTATTAACGCTCAACGTCAGAACGTTATTCTTGCTCAGGAGATTTACCAAAGCACTCAAAACAACTATAATAATGGACTTGCTGCATTGACCGACCTTTTAGATACAGAGAATGCACTTACTCAAGCTCAGAACAGTTATAACCAGGCACTATTAAACTATAAAATTGCCGAAATCCAATTAATCAAATCAAACGGAAATATAAAATCACTACTACAATGA
- a CDS encoding TetR/AcrR family transcriptional regulator: MVETDKKRELIIDGAIKRFIHYGINKTTMNEIADDLSVSKPSLYYYFPDKSSLVLGVIDKIFSDYFEILEKDQFAKSTVEERLAAFVEVRHRFFQKYYMLHLSGGSPDASLNSDELRESFMKMKAKNESLHAAILQRAVEDGEIAPCEVNKMAELYLDSLAGITSLCLLHGNKELFPSKKDMKGILEKQLSLSKIFIKGLK, encoded by the coding sequence ATGGTAGAGACAGATAAAAAAAGGGAGCTGATTATTGATGGGGCGATAAAACGGTTTATCCATTATGGTATTAATAAGACCACAATGAATGAAATTGCCGATGATCTATCGGTATCCAAGCCTTCCTTGTATTATTATTTTCCGGATAAAAGCAGTCTGGTGTTGGGGGTAATTGATAAAATTTTCTCTGATTACTTCGAAATCTTAGAAAAAGATCAGTTTGCAAAGAGTACCGTAGAAGAACGTCTGGCTGCTTTTGTTGAGGTCAGACATCGTTTTTTTCAGAAATATTATATGCTTCACCTCTCTGGTGGCAGTCCGGATGCTTCTCTCAATTCAGATGAACTAAGAGAATCCTTTATGAAGATGAAAGCAAAAAATGAAAGCCTTCATGCGGCAATATTACAGCGAGCAGTTGAAGATGGAGAAATTGCCCCCTGTGAGGTGAATAAAATGGCAGAATTATACCTGGACAGTCTTGCAGGAATTACTTCACTATGTCTTCTTCATGGAAATAAAGAATTGTTCCCAAGTAAAAAAGATATGAAAGGCATATTAGAGAAACAACTCAGCTTATCAAAAATATTTATCAAAGGATTAAAATAA
- a CDS encoding TetR/AcrR family transcriptional regulator has translation MENQDKKRILIIEAALKRFAHYGLSKTTMTEIAKDISFSKALLYYYFPDKLSLYVSAIEHLMQIISRDLVKSVDKTKTATEGVLKLLQKRQAFIQKYYNILESSQIIGNELPDNLAEKFHKARTFEFIIIGSLFSRGVTNKEFVISDTKLATEIFIDALSGIHFNILSKDKSMFPGKEQFKQIFAKEKMFADIFLNGLKIKQ, from the coding sequence ATGGAAAATCAGGATAAGAAGAGAATTTTAATTATTGAGGCTGCATTAAAGCGTTTTGCTCATTATGGTTTATCAAAAACAACCATGACAGAAATCGCAAAAGACATCTCATTTTCAAAAGCATTACTTTACTATTATTTCCCTGATAAACTGAGTTTATACGTAAGTGCCATAGAACACCTGATGCAAATCATCAGCAGAGATCTGGTCAAATCCGTTGACAAAACAAAGACAGCAACCGAGGGTGTACTTAAACTACTACAGAAGCGACAAGCCTTTATTCAAAAATATTACAATATCCTGGAGTCCAGCCAAATCATTGGGAATGAGTTACCAGACAACCTGGCAGAAAAGTTTCATAAAGCCAGAACCTTTGAATTCATTATTATCGGATCATTGTTTAGCCGGGGGGTAACCAATAAAGAATTTGTGATTTCAGACACAAAATTAGCCACTGAAATATTCATTGACGCCTTATCAGGCATTCATTTCAATATCCTTTCTAAAGACAAGAGCATGTTCCCGGGAAAAGAACAGTTCAAACAGATCTTTGCCAAAGAAAAAATGTTTGCCGACATTTTTCTTAACGGACTAAAAATAAAGCAATAA
- the murB gene encoding UDP-N-acetylmuramate dehydrogenase translates to MTIFQENISLKPYNTFSIPANTHYFVEVLTESALEELLNSKLIKEQPLLILGGGSNLLFTKDFDGLVIKMSIPGISAEVHGETVIVTAGAGVVWNDFVTYCVQNDFAGVENLSLIPGTVGASPIQNIGAYGVELKDVFESCSAYEIATGKRREFSHQDCHFGYRDSIFKNELKGKYIITEVSFRLSRIASINTQYGAIQEELAKRGVSAPTIADVSSVVSHIRVSKLPDPSTIGNAGSFFKNPVIEQQDFLKIFEKFPELVHYPAGNGKVKLAAGWLIEQCGFKGKVVGQTGTWKNQALVLVNHGQASGQEVYSFSENIIDTVEARFGVRLEREVNIL, encoded by the coding sequence ATGACCATCTTCCAGGAAAATATCTCATTAAAACCTTATAATACATTTAGTATACCTGCCAACACTCATTATTTTGTGGAAGTGCTTACAGAATCAGCACTGGAGGAGTTGTTGAATTCTAAGCTCATTAAGGAGCAACCGCTGCTGATTCTGGGTGGTGGAAGTAATCTTTTATTTACTAAAGACTTTGATGGTCTGGTCATCAAGATGAGTATTCCGGGAATTTCAGCTGAGGTTCATGGGGAGACAGTTATTGTTACTGCCGGCGCAGGTGTGGTCTGGAATGATTTTGTAACCTATTGTGTGCAAAATGATTTTGCCGGGGTAGAAAACCTGAGTCTGATCCCCGGAACAGTAGGAGCTTCGCCGATACAAAATATCGGTGCCTATGGTGTAGAACTTAAAGATGTATTTGAGTCCTGCTCAGCCTATGAGATTGCTACGGGAAAACGCAGGGAATTTAGTCATCAGGACTGCCATTTTGGATATAGGGACAGTATATTTAAAAATGAACTGAAGGGTAAGTATATCATTACAGAAGTAAGTTTCAGGTTAAGCAGGATAGCCAGTATCAATACACAATATGGAGCCATTCAGGAAGAGTTGGCTAAAAGAGGAGTTTCTGCTCCAACAATTGCTGATGTATCTTCAGTAGTCTCCCATATCCGGGTAAGTAAGCTCCCTGATCCTTCTACAATTGGTAATGCCGGAAGCTTTTTTAAGAACCCTGTAATTGAACAGCAAGACTTCCTGAAAATCTTTGAAAAATTCCCGGAACTGGTTCATTATCCGGCTGGAAACGGTAAAGTTAAACTTGCAGCTGGCTGGTTAATAGAGCAATGTGGATTTAAGGGTAAGGTTGTCGGACAAACAGGTACCTGGAAAAATCAAGCCCTTGTACTGGTCAATCATGGACAGGCGAGCGGACAAGAAGTGTATAGTTTTTCAGAAAATATAATAGATACAGTAGAGGCCAGATTTGGTGTCAGACTGGAAAGAGAAGTAAATATTCTGTGA
- a CDS encoding RNA polymerase sigma factor, with product MTKNEFNLQLNDHSVSLQSFALNFTKDIEDANDLVQDTMLKAVTYYSKFKEGTNLKGWLFTIMKNTFINNYRRLVKTNALITKSDDISSANLHYSAAKNTSDSKFVIGDINKALATLQPEYYVPFIKYFEGYKYHEIAEMLEIPIGTVKTRIHVARQILKKYLKTYSKEILGAELV from the coding sequence ATGACAAAAAATGAATTCAACCTCCAGTTAAACGACCATTCGGTTTCTTTGCAGTCATTCGCTTTAAATTTTACGAAAGACATTGAGGATGCAAACGACCTAGTACAAGATACGATGCTTAAAGCGGTAACGTATTACAGTAAGTTTAAAGAAGGTACAAACCTTAAAGGATGGTTGTTTACCATCATGAAAAACACCTTCATTAACAATTATAGGCGTTTGGTGAAAACAAATGCATTAATCACCAAATCAGACGACATTTCTTCAGCCAATCTGCACTATAGTGCTGCAAAAAATACAAGCGATAGTAAGTTTGTTATTGGTGATATCAATAAAGCGCTTGCAACGCTTCAGCCAGAATATTACGTTCCTTTCATTAAATATTTTGAAGGGTATAAATACCATGAAATCGCAGAAATGCTGGAAATTCCAATAGGTACAGTAAAAACCAGGATACATGTGGCCCGCCAGATCCTTAAGAAATATCTGAAAACCTATTCTAAAGAAATTTTGGGTGCAGAACTGGTATAG
- a CDS encoding lycopene cyclase domain-containing protein produces MNFTYLFLVLGILVIPIVLLFIKKANFSQVIKFAIPAAVIAGLVFSMFATLLVLMGSWTFIPDCLTGIFLWKIPIEEFLFSIAMCLAGLGVYVTLNAFFPSNFLDKFSLSFSNLIMGVCIAMLIFTYTKWYSAISFGALFTLIFYVEYLNKLRFTYKFYRGYLASLVLFYMAYGVISTLPVISYSEVINLKLGAIPFESHFYFMGMSLMSVYLFELLKSKAKA; encoded by the coding sequence ATGAATTTTACTTATCTGTTCCTGGTACTTGGTATACTAGTCATTCCGATAGTGCTGCTTTTTATTAAAAAGGCAAATTTTAGCCAGGTTATAAAGTTTGCTATTCCTGCAGCTGTAATTGCCGGACTCGTATTTTCCATGTTTGCCACGCTATTGGTACTTATGGGTAGCTGGACTTTCATTCCAGATTGCCTTACCGGTATATTCCTCTGGAAAATTCCTATTGAAGAATTTCTTTTTTCAATTGCTATGTGTCTGGCTGGACTTGGTGTTTATGTGACCCTAAATGCCTTCTTCCCTAGTAATTTTTTAGACAAATTCAGTCTTTCTTTTAGTAACCTGATCATGGGGGTCTGTATTGCCATGCTCATTTTTACATATACAAAATGGTATAGTGCAATTTCATTCGGAGCACTGTTTACTTTGATTTTTTATGTGGAATACCTTAATAAACTTCGGTTTACCTATAAATTTTATAGAGGATACCTCGCCTCATTGGTCCTTTTCTATATGGCCTATGGCGTGATTTCAACACTACCTGTGATTTCTTATTCGGAAGTAATCAATTTAAAACTTGGCGCAATTCCTTTTGAAAGTCATTTTTATTTTATGGGAATGTCGCTGATGAGTGTTTATTTATTCGAACTCTTAAAGAGTAAGGCTAAAGCATAA